The Pseudarthrobacter sp. BIM B-2242 region GCCTTTAGTTCATCCAGCTTGGCGGCGGAGACGGCGAGGTCGTTCCGCCAGATGTTGTGGCCGTCAACGACGCCGGCAACCAGGGTCTTGTCCCCCAGGGCAGCAAGTGCCGCTGCGGAGGGAACGGCCCCCTTGAAGGCGTCGATGTGGAGGGCATCGATATTGGTGGCGGCCAGCGTACCGAGCTGACCGTCCAGGGCGCCGTACGGGGTGGAGACAAGGATCTGCGGGCGCGCGGCGGTAGCGGTGAGCACCTCATAAGCGCGGGCAACGGCGGCTTCAATTTCGGCGGCCGGGGTGTCCTGGTCAACTACCAGGGCGGGCTCGTCAAGCTGGATCCAGCCGGCGCCTGCAGCGGCGAGCTTTTCGAGCAGCTGCACGTAGACCGGCAGGACGTCCTCAAGGCGGGACAGCGGGGCGAATCCTGCGGGGGCGTCGTCGGACGCCTTGGAGAGCAGCAGGTAGGTGACCGGGCCAACGATGTACGGGCGGGTCTCGATGCCGTTGGCCAGGGCGAATTCGAATTCCTCCACGATGCGGTTGGAGGCCAGGGTGAACGCGGTCTCGGGGCCGATCTCCGGCACGAGGTAGTGGTAGTTGGTGTCGAACCACTTGGTCATTTCCAGCGGCTGCTGTTCCTTGGTGCCGCGGGCCAGGGTGAAGTAGCCGTCGATGTCCAGCTGGCCCTCGGCGTTGAGGAGGTTACCGAAGCGGGCCGGGACTGCGCCGAGGTGGGCAGTGGCGTCCAGCACCTGGTCGTAGTAGGAGAATGTTCCCGGTACGGCAGCGGCCTCGGTGAGGCCGAGTTCCTGCAGGCGCTTGGCGATGGTCAGCTGGATGTCCTTGGCGGCGGCGTCCAGTGCCGCTGCGTCGATGGTGCCGGCCCAATAGGCTTCGACGGCTTTCTTCAGTTCGCGGCGGCGGCCGATGCGGGGGTAGCCCAGGAGGGAAGCGGCCGGGAACGGGGTGCGGGCGGTGTTGTTTTCAGGCATGGGAAATTCCTTGGAGGTTGAAGCTGGAAGTGGTGTGAAAGTGCAGGCGGTCAGCTGGCGAGCCGGGCGTGCCTTGTGGCGTTGGAGCGGACAGCGGCGCTGCGGCGGCCAACTGAACGGACGTGGCGCGGAAGTGCCAGTTTGTCCAGCACCTCCAGTGCGCTCACGTGTTCATTGAAGGTGTAGAGGTGGATGCCCGGCGCGCCGGAGTCCAGCGCCGCGTTGGCCAGGTCAACGGTGGCGCGGACGCCGATCCGGAGCCGCTCGGCCTCAGTGTCGGCCCCGGCCAGGCGGGCCAGGAGCTCCGGTGCCGGCTGGACGCCTGCCAGCTCGCCGAGGCGGGTGACGCGGCGCAGGCTGGTCAGCGGCATAACACCCGGGATGATGGGGATGGTGACACCCGCACGACGGGCCCTCGTGATGAGGTCCGCGTACTGCGCGGTGTCGAAATAGACCTGCGTGATGGCGAAGTCCGCGCCGGAGCGCTGCTTTGCGAGCAGCACCTCAACGTCATGCGCCTCGCTGGGTGACTCCGGATGCCTGGTGGGGTAGGCGGCCACTCCCACGGCGATCTTGCCCGCGCACAGCAGCGCTGAACGCCGCTGCTCAACCCGGCGGATGAGTTCGATCAAATCCTGGGCATACCGCAACGAACCGGCAACCGGCGGTTCGCCGTCCTGGGGACGGTCGCCGCGGAGCGCCAGGATGCCGCGCACCCCGGTGTCCAGCAGGTCCCCGATGATTTCGGCCAGCTCGTCCGGCGTGTTGCCCACACAGGTCAGGTGGGCGAGCGGCCGGAGCGTGGTTTCCAGCACGAGCCGGTGGATGAGTTCGACGGCGGTGTCCCGGTTCGAACCGCTGGCACCATACGTGACGGCGACATAGTCCGGCTCGGTGGCCTCGAGTTCCCGGATGGTGGTCCAGAGGGACTCTGCGGCCGCCGGAGAACGTGGCGGGAAGAGTTCATAGGAGAGCGCCACGGGGGCCGTCTCGGTCAGGTTTGGATGTGTTTCTATAAGGCTTGGCGGTGACATTTGCGTCCTTGGCTTTGTACCATTGACGGCTACCGGCCAGCAGATGTGGCGGTGGTGCCGCAATGAATTGAGTTTGGGGAACACGGAAGAACTCCACAAGGACGCAGCCGCGACTGTTACGCCTGGAATGAAGTTGTCCGTGAGCAAATGTCAGGCCCACATGGGGGCACCCACACCCTCCATAGCGGAGGATCGCTGACACGTTACCTCGGTAACTTGTATAGAACTCTAGGATCCCAAGGGACGCCGTTCAAGTCCACCACCGAATTAAGACGCGGGTTTACGCCTTATTGCGTCACACTGCAGAATTTTGTTCGTCACCAGGGCTTGTCAGGACCCGCACCGAAGTCATCGTCGCTCAGGTACTCGTCCCGTTCACGCCCCGAATTCCGTTCACTTTGGGCATCGCGGGTGCTCTTGTTGAGCTCCTCGAGCCGGCTCTGGTGTCCCGGCTCGGCAGGAGTGTCCTCCTGCCCGGGTGAAGATCCCGGGTCCGGCGCAGTGCCGGCGGCCGCTTCTGCAGACTTTTGGGTTAGCCGCTCCGCTGCCTGTTCCAGCTTTTCCCCTGTCTCGGCCTCGGCACGCTCCGCTCCCCCGCCTGCTCCCCCGCCTGCTTCGGCGGCTGCGTCGAAGCAGCCGGCCGGCGCAGCCTCCACCACCGCCAGGCCTTCGGTGAAGAGCCGGGCAGCCGCCGTCGGATCCCCTGCAGCGGCCCGGGCATCACCGAGGCGCTCTATGCTGAGCGCAAGATTGACCCTGATGACGCATTCGTCATCCTGGCCCGCCACCTCCAGCGCTTCCTCGAAACGCTGCCGGGCTCCGGCGAAGTCGCCGGCGAGGAACAGGCCGTCACCTTCCGCGAACGGCGCCTTGTGCGGTTCAGTAAAGTTGGCGATGCGCAGCCCCGCCACGGCCTCTGCCACTGCCCGCGGGTCGCCTGCTTCGAAGGCCCGTGCAGCGTTGCCGGCCAGCACACCCACGCTGAGCAGCTTGGCAGCCAGGCACAGTGTCAGCAGAACAGGCAGCAAAGACCACCAGAGCAGCCGACGGCGGCTCGCGAGCCTGTGCCCGGACGGCACCTGTGCGGGGTGCGTCATTTCCGTGCCTCCTCTGCGTGCCGGACTGCGGCTTTCTGTGCGTCGTCAGGCACCACAGACGCACGCGGGAGCCGCCGCCAGTGGAGCAGCAACAGGAACGCCTCGCGCAGGCCCAGCAGGAATGCCCCGAACGCGAGGATCCAGTAGAACTCGGTCCGGCCATCAGGTCCGGAACCTTCCGGAGCCCGCTGCAGCTCGCCCGGGTCCGCGGCCTGCATCATGGGCGCCACCGCGTCTCCGGCCGAACGGTGGACATAGGGGATGCCGAGCTGGTCCGCGATCCACTGGAGCCGGCCCTCGTCGATCACAGACAGTGCGTCCCTGCCGCTCCCGGTGGTGCGGTCCTGGATGTATCCGCCGTCAGTGCCGGAACGCTGACCCGTGTTCTCCTTCATCCGGCCACCTTCGGGCGTGCCGTAGCCCAGCACCGCTCCCCCGTTGACCAGTCCGCCGTCGGGCTTGATCGCCTCCGGTGCCGCTGCACTGGTTTGTTCCCCGTCGCCGAGGTAGTAGACCAGCCGGGGCCGTTCGGGGTGGCTGTCCCGGGCGGCGCGCAGCCGCTCTGTCAGCAGCTTCCCGGCGGCGGTAACGCTGCTTCCCTTCGAAAAGGCGGTCACCTGGGGCTGCAGTATTGCGACGGCCGTGTCCAGCGCCGTCGTGTCCGTGGTGAGGGGCATCCGGACCACGGCGCTGCTGTCGAACGTCAGCAGGGAGAACCGGGCTCCGGCGAGTTCACCGGCGACGGCCATGATGTCCCGGCGCACGCCGTCCAGCCGGGGCGAGCCGCTTCCGTAGTCTTCGGCCACGATGCTGCTGCTGGTGTCCACCACAAAAAAGACATTGACGTCGGCGGTGGCGGCCTGGCTGCTCCCGCCGGGAACACCGGGGCGGAGGGCCGCAGCAAGGAGCAGCAGTACCATGGCGCTCCGGAACAGCCACTCCCGCCGCTGCCGGCTGCCGGCCGGTCCGCGGGACGCCACGGCCAGCCGCCAGCCAAGGAAAACCGCCGACGCGGTGACGAGGATGGCCATCAGCCACCAGGGAAGGATCGGCTGCAGGGTCATGGCCTCAGCCGCCAGGATGCGCCGGCCAGCACCAGGCCGGAGAGCAGTGCCACTGTCAGCGGCACATCAGGAACGTCCGTGACAACGGCGCGGGGGGCGCCCTGCAGTGCGGCGGCTTCCGTGTCCTGCACGCGCCGCACAATGTCCGCCACGGCATCGGGAGTGTCCAGCGCGTAGTAGGCACCGCCGCTGGCATCGGCTGCCGCACGCAGCGTGGCCCCGGGCTGGTCAGGGTCAGGGCCGTAATCGAAGTCCCCGGGATTCAGCGCGTACACACGCACGCCGGCCTCCTGTGCCAGGACACCCGCCTGTTCAAGGGTGAAAATCGGGTCGCCGGAGAGGAAGTTGTCTGTCGCGAGGACAACGGACCGCGAGCGCTGCTGGCTGTCGGCACCACCCGACCCGGCGCCGGGGAAGCCGTTGACGCAGGAGGCCAGACCGTCGCCGATCAGCGACGATCCCCGGCCGCTCCACGTGCCGTCCAGGAACCCCGCACTGCCGGGGTCGCCGTCGAAGGCATCCTTGGCAAGCGTGAGTTGTTCCTGCACGTACTCGTAGTCGTCGGTGAGCGGGAAGACCTGGACGGCGCTGCTGTCGAAGATGGTCAGGCCTACGCGTTCGCCGTCAAACTCCTTCGCCAGGACGCCGAAGACCTCCACCACGGCAGCGTCGGCGCTGCTCATGGAGCCGGAGGTGTCCAGGCACAGCATGATGTCCCGGTTCCGCTGCCCGGGGCTGATGGTGGTCAGTTCCGCCGGCCGGGCAGCGGCGGCCACGGCGGACACCAGCAAGGTGGCTGCTGCGAGCGCGGCCACGGCGAGCCAGCGCCGGTGGCGCCGCAGGGCGGCCTGGTATTCGGGCAGGGCGGTGAGGCGGTCCGCGTTGGCTACCAGCCGTCGTCGTTCGTTTGCCTGCGGGTCAGGACGGTACGCACGCCAGAGTGCTGCACCAGCAAGAACGGCGGCCGGCGGGATCAGCCACCAGAACATCAGTTCCATTGCCACACCGCCTGGCGCGCCGTCTCGGCCGATTGCTCAACCTGCGGCAGCGGCTCCAGCCCGAACTCACCCGGGTAGATCCTGCGGACGGCTTCAGCAACCGCCGGCAGAGGGTGGGCGTGCAGCTCAGCCAGCGTCATGCGTGGAGCATCAACACCCGTGACGTCACGGGCGAACCTGCGCACCAGCAGGCTCAGCTCAAGGTGCGACTCCCGGGCAGTCAGGAGCCCGGCGGCGGCATCGGCCGTCACGGCGTCGATCCTGTGCACGTAGGCCGCCTTCAGGTCGTTAAGGTCCGACGGCGGGGTGAACCGGGCCAGCGGCGGGGGTGACCTGCGCGGCCGCGTGCTGAGGAGCACAAAGCCGTACCAGGCCAGGATCACGGCGAGAAGGGCCAGGCCCGCCCACAGCCAGCCCGTGCTGTACGGGAGCGGTCCGATGATGCCGGGGTCAGCCTGCACGCCGGTGCCTTTCCAGGAGGGCGAACAGTTCAGTCATGACCGTGCTGCTTCCGGTCACGTGGCCTTGGGTGATGCCGGTCCGGCGGAACATGGCCTGCCTGCCGGCGTCCCGCTCCTCCGCGGCCCTGGCGTAGGCCGCGGTGACAGCTGCGGAAGCAGCCAGGTGCCCCAACAGCGCGGAGGAGTCGGCCACGTTCAAGGCGTCCTGCGGGATGCTGCCGTCCCCGGCCAGGTCAGCGTCCCGGACGGTGAGCCACAGGATCTCATGCTGGGCGCGGAGCCGGCGCAGCAGCTGCTCAGTGCCCGGGCTGGCGGCCAGCTCGTCGGCCACCACAAACAGCAGGAACCTGCCCTTGACCGTGCGGGCCACGTGGTCGAGATGGTCATCAATCCTGCTGGGGCCGGAGTCCGGGCCGGCAGCCGAGTCGACGTCCCGCAGGAGCCGTTCCAGGTGCGCTTCGCCGGCCTTGGCCGGAACCGTGCGCGTGCCGTTGGCGTCACCGTGGACCAGGCCCACCACATCGCCGTGCCGGTGGGCCAGGTACCCCACCACACCGAGGGCCATCACGGCGATGTCCTTTTTGGTTTCCCCGTCGCGGGCTTCAGCCGCCATGTTCCGCCCGGTGTCGGCGATCAGCAGGACTGTCTGGCGGCGAACTGCAACATACCTCTTGATGAGCGGGGAGCCATGGCGGGCGGAGGCCTTCCAATCAATATCCCGTACGTCGTCGCCGGGAACGTAGGCGCGGAGATCGTCAAAGTCCAGGCTGCGGCCACGGAAGACGGAACCGTATTCACCGTCGAGCATGCCGCGGGCTTTCCGGTGGGCGAAGATAGCCATCTTCGACTTCACACGCTGGAGGAGACTGGTCACCGCCGGGCTCAGGGGGTCTGGACGGACGCCACAATGGCGTCAATGATGGCCTCCACCGGCACCTGCTCGGCGACGGCGTCGAACCCCAGGATAAGGCGGTGCCGCAGGACGCGGTGGGCGAGGGACTTAACGTCCTCCGGGATGACGTGGTCCCGGCCGTTGAGCAGCGCAACGGCCCGGGCGGCCTGGCTGAAGGCGATGCTGGCGCGCGGGCTGGCGCCGAATTCTATAAAGCCGGCCAGACGGGGTTCGATGTACTGCCCGGCATTGCGGGTGACAAACACCAGGCCCACGATGTAGTTGATGATGGCCGGGTCGATGTAGATCCGCCGGACCAGGTCCTGCACTCCCACCACGGCATCGAGGGAGGCCGCGGCTGCTGGTTTCTGCTCCACCGTGAAGACGCCGGCGTCAATCCGACGGAGGATCTCCGTTTCCTCTGCCGGCGACGGATAGTCCAGCACATCCTTGAGCATAAACCGGTCCATCTGCGCCTCCGGCAACTGGTACGTGCCCTCCTGCTCGATCGGATTCTGGGTGGCGAGCACAAGGAACGGTGCGGGCAGTTTGTATTCCTGGCCCCCAATGGAGGTCTGCCGTTCCTGCATGGCTTCGAGCATGGCGCTTTGGGTCTTGGCGCTGGAGCGGTTGATTTCATCAAGGAGGACGATGTTGGCATGCACGGGGCCCAGCTGCGTGATGAAGGTGCCCTTGGCGGCGTCGTAGATCTGCGTGCCCACGATGTCGCTCGGCAGCAGGTCCGGGGTGCACTGGATCCGGCGGAACTCGGCGCTCACGGCCTCGGCCACGGTCTGGGCGGCGGTGGTTTTCGCCAGGCCCGGAACACTCTCCAAGAGGATGTGCCCGCCGGTCAGGAGACCCACCAGCAGGGATTCACGCAGCCGTGCCTGCCCCACCACCTTGGCGTCGAAGCTGCGCGAAATATTCGCCACAACCTGCTGTGCACGGGCCAGTTCCGCCGGTTCGATGCGTGCGGGCGCACTGGTCTGAAGCACTGGATTTCCCCCTGATGGTGGTGCCTGATGACGATGGACTGATGGTGTTGCCTGCCGGCTGCACTCCGCCCGCCATCCTATCCAAGCCACCTGCGGATATACCCGCAATGGGGACCCCTCCCCATGGCGGGTCCGCGGGTCTATCCTGTTGCAATGAAGGAGCTTCCAGCCAGTTACCAACAGTTTCTCGCCGACAAAAGCGAGATCTTCGTCCTCGCCGTCAAGCCTGTGCTGCAGCAGTCCGCTGCTGACCAGCTTCACGGAGTGCGGGTGACGTACAACATCGGTTCCACCGGCCATCAGGCCCACCTCGATGACAGCATCCCCTACGGGGTTATCGTTGAGGACATCGACTGACTTCCTTGCCCGGCCGGGTCAGCCTTTGACTGCTCCCGACAAGGCGAAGGAACTGCCGGCGCCCCTGGCCACAATCACGTAGAGGGCCAGCACCGGTACTGAGTACAGGATGGAAAATGCGGCCAGCTGGCCATATGCCACGGCGCCGTGCTGTCCGAAGAAGCTGAAGATCGATACCGCTGCCGGCTGCCTTGCCTCGGACAGGAGCAGGACGAACGGGACAAAGAAGTTCCCCCAGGCCTGGATGAACACAAAGATGAACACCACGCCCAGCCCTTGGCGCATCAAGGGCAGCACGATGGTCCGCAGCGCCGTCAATCCGGACGCGCCGTCCACCCAGGCCGCCTCTTCCAAGGACACCGGCACCGCGTCCATGAAGTTCTTCGTCATCCAGATGGCCATGGGCAGCGTGGTGGTGGCCATAAAGAAGATGGTTGCCGCCATGGAATCCAGGAGGTCCAGCTGCACAAACAGCCCGTAGACCGGGACCATAATGGCGGTGATCGGCAGGCAGGTCCCGAACAGGATGGTGTACATAAACGGCCTGTTGAACCGCGACTGGTACCGGGAGAGCGGGTAGGCAGCCAGGACAGCTGCTATCAGGTTGACGGCCGCGGTCCCGGCAGAGAGCAGCATGCTGTTCCACAGCGGCTGGAACAGCAGGCCAGGGGTCATAATCGCAGCGAAATTATCCAGCGAAACCCGGGCGGGAAGCCGTGCCTCGTGACCGGCCGAGACGTCAAGGGATGCAAGGACCAGCCACAGCAGCGGCAACACAAAGCAGGCGCCGATCAGGATCAGGGCTGCATCCGCCGGCACCCGGGCACGATGCTGCGCGCGCGAAACAGCACCCGCTCCCGCCCGCCGCCGGGCCCCCGGTGACGCCCGCGCCGCCGTCGTCATCCTTTTGACCCGCGGAGCAGCCGCACGTAAGCCGCGCCGAAGACCAGGCCGATAAGGATCAGCACGGATGCAACCGCCGTTCCGTACCCGATATCGCCGAACTTGAAGGCTTCCTGGTACGCCAGCACAGGCAGCGTGGTGCTGGCGTTGGCGGGTCCCCCCGCCGTCATGACCCAGATCAGGGTGAACACCGCCAGCGTCTGCAGCGTGATGAGCATCAGGTTCGTAGCGATGCTGCTGCGGATCATGGGGATGGTCACGTAGGCCAGTCGCTGCCAGCCACTGGCGCCGTCCATCAGGGCGGCCTCCGTGACCTCACCGGGAACATCGTCCAGCGCCGCGCGGTACACCAGCATGGAGAACGCGGTGCCGCGCCAGATATTGGCCAGCATGATGGCCACCATCGGGAACGAATACAGCCAGTCAGGCTGGCCGAATCCCAGGCCACCCAGGATCTGGTTCAGGGTGCCGTCGCGGCTGAAGTAGGCGTAGGCGGCGAAGGCTGCCACGATCTCCGGCAGCACCCAGGCCGCTACCACCGCGGTTCCGACAACTGCGGCCACCGGCCGGCGTGCCCGCTTCATCAGCAGCGCGAGGGCAAGTCCCAGCAGGTTTTGCCCCAGGATGGCCGAGCCGCCGACGAAGACGACGGTCAGCACGAGGGACAGCGGGAGAACGGGGTCGGTGATGAGGCGCTGGTAGTTCTCGAGCCCCACCCAGCCCGGACTGCGGGCGTTGCGGCCGGTCAGCGCAGCGTTGGTGAATGACGCGTGGAACGCCCACAGCACGGGCCCGGCCAGGAACACCAGCAGAAGCAGCACGGCCGGCAGGACCGGCAGCAGCCGTGCCTGCCGCCGGAGATGGGGATGAAGCCGGTTTACTGTCCGCAGCCGCTGGGGAGTGGTTGTGGCCACAGGCTACTTCGCGGCGGTTTTGGCGTCACCTACGATGCCTTTCACCGCCGTGTCATAGTCCGCTGCCGCCTGCTCAGGGGATTTCGCCCCGGTGATCACAGCTTCGGTAGCTTCCTGGACCGCTGCCGAGATCCGCGGATAATCTGCCGTGGCCGGGCGGTAGTGGGTGACCGCCACGAGTTCGGACACGTCTTTCACAAAGGGGTTGGCCGCCTGGTAGCCGGAATCCGCGGCGACGTCCTTCCGGACGGCAATCTGGGAACTGGCAATGTTGAACGCCAGTGAGTTCTTCCGGTTCAGGGCTGTGGCCAGGAAGCCGAAGGCCAGGTCCGGTTCCTTGGTTCCGGCCCCGACCGCCAGTGTCCAGCCGCCGGACATGCTGACACCGCCGGGCGCCTGGCCGTTCTGCGTGGGGAACGCTGCCACCCCCATGTCCTCTGCATACCCCGGCCATTCATAGCTGCCGCCCTTCTGCCAGAAGGAGGGCGTGTACGAGCCTTCCACGGTGGCGGCCATCTTGCCCTGCGGGAGCCATTCCCCGAAGACCTTCTTCCACACATTCGCGTCGAGGGCCTCGGCCGGGGAGACGGCCAGCTGTTCGTCGTAGAGGGTTTTGAGGAAGGCCAGCGAGTCCGTGAACCCCTGGGAACCCACTACCCACTTCTTGGCGTCAGCGTCGTACAGTTCAGATCCGGTTCCATAGAGCAGTTCGTAGAAGCTCTGCATCACCGTGCCTTCTCCGGTGGCCTTTCCGGCGTACATGTTGAAGGGCACCACGCTGGGATCGCTGGCCTTGATTTTCCGCGCGGTATCCAGGATCTCCTGCCAGCTTCGTGGCTCCCACGGGACACTGACGCCCGCAGCGGTGAGGACTTTTTTGTTGTACCAGATGGCCCGGGTGTCCGTGCCCAGCGGGACAGCGTACGTGCCGCCGTCGTCCGCCAGCCCTGCCGCCTTGGCTCCCTCATCGAAGGTGTCCCAGTCCGTCCACCCTTCAAGGTGGCTGTCCAGTTTCAGGAGATAGCCGGCATCAACGTCGGACCGGACCTTGAAGGTGTCCTCGTAGAAGACGTCCGGAGCGGTGGACGGCGACCGGAGGGCCAGGGCAAGCTTGGTGCCGTAGTCGTCGTCGTTTGCCTGGATGGGTTCCAAGGCAACTGTGACCCCTTGGTTGGCGGCTTCAAACTCCTGTTTGGCGGCCTGGAAAAGATTGTCCAGCGCGCTGAAGGAATCGGTCTTTTGGTAAACCACCTTCAGTGTTTTTGCCTCGTCCTGCGGGGCGGCCGGTGAACAGGCTGTCAGCATCAACGCTGTTGCAGCGATGAGGGCGGTGATTTCAAAGACCCGACGACGCATGGTGCTCCATTCAAATCAATGGCTGCCGTCCCCTTTGACTGCGGGCCCCCAGCCGCGGTGATATCCACATGCTAGATGGGGCTCCCGCCACAGGCAAGAAGCCCCCGTTCAGACCTCCAGGAGAAGCCTTTGCGCCCGGGGCGCGAGGGTATGTTCCAGGACCAGGCAGGCAGCACCAATGGCGCCCACGTCCTCACCGACGCCTGTGCCGACAACCTCGATGGTATGGATCTGGCGGGCGGCGCTGCTGGCGTCCACCAGGGCCGGGATCTTCTCCAGGTAGCGGTCCGCGATCCGGCTCCAGAAGGGGCCCCCGAACACCACCCGCTCCACATCGAGCGTGTTGGTGACCACGGAAACTGCCCGGGCAACGAGCACGGCAGACTTGTCGATGATGGCCAGGGCCCTGGCGTCTCCGGCATCAGCGAGGTCGCACAACTGCGCGAAGCTCTGCTGCACCTCAGCTCCGCTGGTGTGCTTTCCCGGGCCGTCAAGAATGCCTGCCTCGATGGCTTCGGCCACCAGAACCTGCGGGATGGCCGATGACTTCACGCAGCCCCGCAGGCCGCAGTCACAGGCCGGGCCGTCAGGGTCCACGATGATATGGCCGATCTCGCCGGCGTTCCCCGACGTTCCGCGCACAACTTCGTCGTTGAGCACAATG contains the following coding sequences:
- a CDS encoding carbohydrate ABC transporter permease; this translates as MTTAARASPGARRRAGAGAVSRAQHRARVPADAALILIGACFVLPLLWLVLASLDVSAGHEARLPARVSLDNFAAIMTPGLLFQPLWNSMLLSAGTAAVNLIAAVLAAYPLSRYQSRFNRPFMYTILFGTCLPITAIMVPVYGLFVQLDLLDSMAATIFFMATTTLPMAIWMTKNFMDAVPVSLEEAAWVDGASGLTALRTIVLPLMRQGLGVVFIFVFIQAWGNFFVPFVLLLSEARQPAAVSIFSFFGQHGAVAYGQLAAFSILYSVPVLALYVIVARGAGSSFALSGAVKG
- a CDS encoding DUF58 domain-containing protein — translated: MTSLLQRVKSKMAIFAHRKARGMLDGEYGSVFRGRSLDFDDLRAYVPGDDVRDIDWKASARHGSPLIKRYVAVRRQTVLLIADTGRNMAAEARDGETKKDIAVMALGVVGYLAHRHGDVVGLVHGDANGTRTVPAKAGEAHLERLLRDVDSAAGPDSGPSRIDDHLDHVARTVKGRFLLFVVADELAASPGTEQLLRRLRAQHEILWLTVRDADLAGDGSIPQDALNVADSSALLGHLAASAAVTAAYARAAEERDAGRQAMFRRTGITQGHVTGSSTVMTELFALLERHRRAG
- a CDS encoding MoxR family ATPase; the encoded protein is MLQTSAPARIEPAELARAQQVVANISRSFDAKVVGQARLRESLLVGLLTGGHILLESVPGLAKTTAAQTVAEAVSAEFRRIQCTPDLLPSDIVGTQIYDAAKGTFITQLGPVHANIVLLDEINRSSAKTQSAMLEAMQERQTSIGGQEYKLPAPFLVLATQNPIEQEGTYQLPEAQMDRFMLKDVLDYPSPAEETEILRRIDAGVFTVEQKPAAAASLDAVVGVQDLVRRIYIDPAIINYIVGLVFVTRNAGQYIEPRLAGFIEFGASPRASIAFSQAARAVALLNGRDHVIPEDVKSLAHRVLRHRLILGFDAVAEQVPVEAIIDAIVASVQTP
- a CDS encoding carbohydrate ABC transporter permease, whose translation is MATTTPQRLRTVNRLHPHLRRQARLLPVLPAVLLLLVFLAGPVLWAFHASFTNAALTGRNARSPGWVGLENYQRLITDPVLPLSLVLTVVFVGGSAILGQNLLGLALALLMKRARRPVAAVVGTAVVAAWVLPEIVAAFAAYAYFSRDGTLNQILGGLGFGQPDWLYSFPMVAIMLANIWRGTAFSMLVYRAALDDVPGEVTEAALMDGASGWQRLAYVTIPMIRSSIATNLMLITLQTLAVFTLIWVMTAGGPANASTTLPVLAYQEAFKFGDIGYGTAVASVLILIGLVFGAAYVRLLRGSKG
- a CDS encoding extracellular solute-binding protein gives rise to the protein MRRRVFEITALIAATALMLTACSPAAPQDEAKTLKVVYQKTDSFSALDNLFQAAKQEFEAANQGVTVALEPIQANDDDYGTKLALALRSPSTAPDVFYEDTFKVRSDVDAGYLLKLDSHLEGWTDWDTFDEGAKAAGLADDGGTYAVPLGTDTRAIWYNKKVLTAAGVSVPWEPRSWQEILDTARKIKASDPSVVPFNMYAGKATGEGTVMQSFYELLYGTGSELYDADAKKWVVGSQGFTDSLAFLKTLYDEQLAVSPAEALDANVWKKVFGEWLPQGKMAATVEGSYTPSFWQKGGSYEWPGYAEDMGVAAFPTQNGQAPGGVSMSGGWTLAVGAGTKEPDLAFGFLATALNRKNSLAFNIASSQIAVRKDVAADSGYQAANPFVKDVSELVAVTHYRPATADYPRISAAVQEATEAVITGAKSPEQAAADYDTAVKGIVGDAKTAAK
- a CDS encoding VWA domain-containing protein, which translates into the protein MTLQPILPWWLMAILVTASAVFLGWRLAVASRGPAGSRQRREWLFRSAMVLLLLAAALRPGVPGGSSQAATADVNVFFVVDTSSSIVAEDYGSGSPRLDGVRRDIMAVAGELAGARFSLLTFDSSAVVRMPLTTDTTALDTAVAILQPQVTAFSKGSSVTAAGKLLTERLRAARDSHPERPRLVYYLGDGEQTSAAAPEAIKPDGGLVNGGAVLGYGTPEGGRMKENTGQRSGTDGGYIQDRTTGSGRDALSVIDEGRLQWIADQLGIPYVHRSAGDAVAPMMQAADPGELQRAPEGSGPDGRTEFYWILAFGAFLLGLREAFLLLLHWRRLPRASVVPDDAQKAAVRHAEEARK
- a CDS encoding methylenetetrahydrofolate reductase; this encodes MSPPSLIETHPNLTETAPVALSYELFPPRSPAAAESLWTTIRELEATEPDYVAVTYGASGSNRDTAVELIHRLVLETTLRPLAHLTCVGNTPDELAEIIGDLLDTGVRGILALRGDRPQDGEPPVAGSLRYAQDLIELIRRVEQRRSALLCAGKIAVGVAAYPTRHPESPSEAHDVEVLLAKQRSGADFAITQVYFDTAQYADLITRARRAGVTIPIIPGVMPLTSLRRVTRLGELAGVQPAPELLARLAGADTEAERLRIGVRATVDLANAALDSGAPGIHLYTFNEHVSALEVLDKLALPRHVRSVGRRSAAVRSNATRHARLAS
- a CDS encoding VWA domain-containing protein, with product MELMFWWLIPPAAVLAGAALWRAYRPDPQANERRRLVANADRLTALPEYQAALRRHRRWLAVAALAAATLLVSAVAAAARPAELTTISPGQRNRDIMLCLDTSGSMSSADAAVVEVFGVLAKEFDGERVGLTIFDSSAVQVFPLTDDYEYVQEQLTLAKDAFDGDPGSAGFLDGTWSGRGSSLIGDGLASCVNGFPGAGSGGADSQQRSRSVVLATDNFLSGDPIFTLEQAGVLAQEAGVRVYALNPGDFDYGPDPDQPGATLRAAADASGGAYYALDTPDAVADIVRRVQDTEAAALQGAPRAVVTDVPDVPLTVALLSGLVLAGASWRLRP